The DNA sequence ATAATACACTTTTAATACCTTTAAGGAGTCTTCTATACGAAAAGCACACGCACTCCTTCCTTCTCCAATCAGCGAAAGTCTTGAATCAAAGCCTCCTGCCCTGTATTTATTTCCTTTTTTTGTATATGTCACACTTTCAGCCAGTTTTTTATAAAACTCCTCCATGTTTTTCATCTCTCTCCTTCGTCACATTGTCCCCGCTTCAGTTTCTATTCCCTTTTTATATTTTTATCAATCCGTCCAGGAACAGACATTTTCAAATCTGAATCGGAATAAGGCAGCCAGAAGACTTCCGAATCCCCCCTCTGTTATAACGGTTAATTTATGAATATTTACTTTCAAAAAAGGAAAAGGAAGAACCGTTATAACTATAAGCGTTACACTTCCGATTTCTCCTCCCTCCAAAAACTCCCACAGATTTTCAAACTTTTCCTTCTCCTATTCGTAGTACAATGAAGCAGAAATAGATAAAGGAGCTGGGGAACAATGAAAGATAATAAGACCTTTAATTTAAAGGAATTAAAGCAGTTGAAGATGGAAATGACGAAGTTTTTAATGAATTACGAATTTGCTATTGAGGAAATAACAACAAAAATAAATATTCTAAGCCAGGAATTTCACTATACGCATGAACATAATCCCATCGAACACGTTAATTACCGGCTTAAATCCCCAGAAAGCATTGTGAGAAAAATGCATAAGAAAAACCTTCCGCTCTCCTTATCAGCTATTCAGGAAAACATTACCGATATCGCAGGAGTACGAATCGTCTGTTCCTTTATCAGTGACATCTATGCCCTGTGCCGCATGCTGGAAAATCAGAAGGACATTAAGGTGATCGAAATAAAAGATTATATTCGTCAGCCCAAGCCGAGCGGCTATCAAAGTCTCCATATGCTCGTTAAAATCCCCGTCTATATGTCTGACTGCTCGAAAGAGGTGTGCGTCGAAATTCAGATCAGGACAATTGCCATGGACTTCTGGGCCAGCCTCGAGCACAAAATTTATTATAAATATAATCAGGAAGTACCCGGAAGTTTAGTAAATGAATTAAAAGAAGCAGCTGATTCTGCTGCAGCACTAGACCGCAAAATGGAAAAACTCCACCTCGAGATGAAAGAAATCAAGCTTCAGACAGAGGACGAGGAGGAAACGCTGGAACTTCTGCTTGCCAGCAACCGTTTCCGCCTCCCTGAAAGATTTCTTACTTCTCAAGGAATGATGAACCCGAAAAAGAAAGAATAAACCTGAGATTTACAATCGAAGTTCGACTTACTGCTCTGGAGGCTGACTATGAAATCCGCTAAATTTTTATTGATTAACATTCTTCCTATCCTTATCATTTTGAGCATTATATATACGGCTTCTTCCCAATCTTCCGAAGAACAGGATATTTCCCCTCTTCTTGACCGCGTAGGGGGAGAAGACAGTTTAAGAGGAACCCTTTCCGCTCTGAGAGACCGCCTTGCAGAATCTGCAGACCGGGGAATCGAGCTCGCAGCGGCCCATCCTTTTTTAAGTCTGGCCGGATTTGTAATTATCTCTATTATCTTATCCGTGCTTTTTTTCAGGTTTTACCGATCGTCAACTTCTCTTCTTAAAAAAACCCTGCTGGCCGCCGCCACGGCTGCAGCGTCAATCCTGTTTTTATCTGTTGTTCTCTTTGTTGCACGTCCGGAAACGATAGTCGAAGTTCTGAGGCAGTTTGCGTCTTTTGATCATATACGTGCATTACTGACAAGAATTGATTTTACGTACGCTGGTACTGAAATAAATCTGCAGCGGATGGGCTCAGATGGCCTGATCGAATTCTTTCTTCGCAAAGGAGCCCACTTTTTTCTGTTTGCTCTGCTCGGTTTTTTTCTTTACCTCGCATTTATTAAAATTACTGCCCGTACTTTTTTATCTTTCGTACTTGCCATGATTTTTGTTATTATGTATGCGGCTCTCGATGAATACCGTCAGACTTTTCTCCCTTCCCGATCCGGAATCTTCGCTGATGTCCTGCTGGATACAGCCGGAGGCTTCTTTGGAGCAGTATCAGGCTGGCTGAAAAAAGGAATCTCTAAAAAACTCAAATAAAATCTCCGGATGAGGTTTACCATCAAATTATTCAGGGTACAGTTTGACTTTTATTTGTAAAGCTAGTACCATGGTCTTACCGGGAAAACATTAGCGTTTCCTCAAAGCAAACAGATTTAAAAGAAAAATCATGCATGCTGTTTCTAACAGAAGAACTGAAACTATTTATAATTTAAAAAAACTGGTAACAGGTTACAGACATTAGTGCTGTTAAACAAAGCCGAAAAGAACGCCTTACATGAGGTGTGATCTTTTCGGCTTTTTTCGTTTCAAAATAGAAAGGAAGGTCAACATGAAATTTTTAATTGATCACAGAAATAACTTAATCCATAAAATTGTCTGTGCAGGAGACCGGTGCGGCTTCAACGATACCCCCGTAGCAGAAAGAGAATTCACCAACAGCCACTCCTATCTGGAACTTCTCCAGAAGCAGAAAGGTTACAGCAGCTGCGCTCACTGTGAGGCTGCTACGATAGCTCCTCTTTCTCCAATAAAAAACCCCCAGTAAAGAAGCACGGAAAAAATCCAGCAAAAAAAAGAAGCTCCCTTATGAAATAGAGGAGCTTCTTTTTTATAGAAATGAAGGATCGGATAAAAACCCTTTCCAGACGTAATTTTTTCGAACGACTCGAGACTTCCCCATCAAAGCTGTTTTTAAGTAAGGGGCTTTTTTTCGGGATCCAGAATTAAAACTACGAAGCCTTCATCCGTATCAAAATTCCAGTCTACAAAATATTCATTAACTTTCCGCTTCAGCGCCCCCTGAAGCGGCACTTCTTTCAGCACATCTCTCTCGAGAGGACGCTTAGACTGCTTCAAATCCTGGATATTTCCATTTTTAATAAGCTCTTTTTCTATCCGGACTAGAATGCCTTTACGCCTTACGAAAATGGTACGCTCGTTAAGCCAGTAGACCTCGGTTTCATCCGGAACTTTTTCCGCCCGGTCACTCGCAGCTTCAATCTGGCGGACGACTTCTTCTTTATTTACATCGTCCGGCCATACCCATTCTGTTTCTTCCGGCGCATTTCCTTCCCTAAGAATCCCCATGATGACGCCGGTTTCTCTTTCCAGATCCCAGTCTGCGTAAATTTCCTTCACATCCAGTTCTGCGATATTCCAGAGTTCTTTTATCATAACGTCTCTTAGTTCGCTTAACAGCATATCTCTAGTTTCCAGGACCCGCTTTGATTCATTCTGCTTAAGCAGAATTTTCTCCATTGGAGCGATAAAACCACGGAAGTGTACAGTAAAAAAAGGGCGTTTAATTGTGACAAAAACCGAAGACGGTCCTTTTCCAAAATGTGTTCGGAGAAGGGAGGAAATATATCCGCTGATTTCCGCTTCCATTGTTTTTTCTTTGGACATGAACTTTACTCCTTTATATCATTCTCAAACTTTTATCGACAGCACCTTTGAAACCTATGTAGTTCACACTTATACATTTATTTTACCCTAAGTTATATTATAAAACATAAAGCTCATAATAGCTAACAGATTTCTGATTTAATAGAGGAAGCATTCTTTCTTTTACTTCTGTTTTCGTTTCACGTGAAACAATCGTGTTTTTTTCCAAGCGAATTTTACAGGAGTTAAAAAATTCATTACGAATGCCAATTTATTCGTTATAATAGATTAACTGGATAAATGGCTCGTAAAAAACATGGGTGAAAAAGAAGGTGCTATCGGCCAAAAAAGTAGTAAAGGACTTATCCTGATCAGGGAAAGAGGAAACCATTTAATAAATGTAAATATTTTACTTTAGGGGGTATCTACTATGAGGGTCACACGCACGGGCAACATTCAACAGCTTTCTTTTATGCCGAGAATATTTCCAATCAACTGCTACCTTGTGGAAGAAGATGATTACTTGACCCTTGTTGACACAGCTATGGCTTTCAGTAAAGAGGGCATTCTTGAAACTGCTAAAAAAACCGAAAAACCAATTAAGCATATTATATTGACCCATGCTCATACCGACCATGTCGGAGGACTCGACAAATTAAAAAAGTCGCTCCCGGAAGCGACTGTTCACCTCCCAAAAAGAGAGCTGAAGCTCCTTCATGGCGACCGGACACTGAAAGACGAAGAAGAAAATTTCCCGATCAAGGGGGGGCTTCCTAAAAGGTTAAGAACGAAGCCGGATAAACTGCTTTACGACGGTGACCGCATCGGTTCGCTGAAGGCTTTAAGTGTACCAGGCCACACCCCGGGAATGATGGCTTTTCTCGATGTACGCACGAACACCTTAATTGCTGGTGATGCCTTTCAAACTAAAGGCGGACTTGCAGTAGCAGGAGTCGTCCGCAGAAGTTTTCCTTTTCCGGCCTGGGCTACCTGGAACAAAAGAGCTGCCTGTGTATCTGCTGAGAGACTGATCGCTTTAAAACCTTCGGTGCTGGCAGTAGGACATGGACCTCTGCTGGATGAACCATTGGAAGAAATGAAAAAAGCCTTAATAGAAGCTCATGAAGCACTCCAAAACAATGAATAGAAACCGGTTTGCCCTTTTGAGGCGTAGAACCCTTCATAAAAGGGTATCGTATTTAAGAAGAGCCAGAGGTGTTTCCGTTATGGAATAACACCTCTTTTTTCCTTGAATGTTTATCGTCAGTGGACATTATACATAAGTCTGTAAAGAATGGAGGGGAGAAGTATGA is a window from the Alkalicoccus halolimnae genome containing:
- a CDS encoding GTP pyrophosphokinase codes for the protein MKDNKTFNLKELKQLKMEMTKFLMNYEFAIEEITTKINILSQEFHYTHEHNPIEHVNYRLKSPESIVRKMHKKNLPLSLSAIQENITDIAGVRIVCSFISDIYALCRMLENQKDIKVIEIKDYIRQPKPSGYQSLHMLVKIPVYMSDCSKEVCVEIQIRTIAMDFWASLEHKIYYKYNQEVPGSLVNELKEAADSAAALDRKMEKLHLEMKEIKLQTEDEEETLELLLASNRFRLPERFLTSQGMMNPKKKE
- a CDS encoding VanZ family protein, coding for MKSAKFLLINILPILIILSIIYTASSQSSEEQDISPLLDRVGGEDSLRGTLSALRDRLAESADRGIELAAAHPFLSLAGFVIISIILSVLFFRFYRSSTSLLKKTLLAAATAAASILFLSVVLFVARPETIVEVLRQFASFDHIRALLTRIDFTYAGTEINLQRMGSDGLIEFFLRKGAHFFLFALLGFFLYLAFIKITARTFLSFVLAMIFVIMYAALDEYRQTFLPSRSGIFADVLLDTAGGFFGAVSGWLKKGISKKLK
- a CDS encoding Na-translocating system protein MpsC family protein, translating into MSKEKTMEAEISGYISSLLRTHFGKGPSSVFVTIKRPFFTVHFRGFIAPMEKILLKQNESKRVLETRDMLLSELRDVMIKELWNIAELDVKEIYADWDLERETGVIMGILREGNAPEETEWVWPDDVNKEEVVRQIEAASDRAEKVPDETEVYWLNERTIFVRRKGILVRIEKELIKNGNIQDLKQSKRPLERDVLKEVPLQGALKRKVNEYFVDWNFDTDEGFVVLILDPEKKPLT
- a CDS encoding MBL fold metallo-hydrolase, with protein sequence MRVTRTGNIQQLSFMPRIFPINCYLVEEDDYLTLVDTAMAFSKEGILETAKKTEKPIKHIILTHAHTDHVGGLDKLKKSLPEATVHLPKRELKLLHGDRTLKDEEENFPIKGGLPKRLRTKPDKLLYDGDRIGSLKALSVPGHTPGMMAFLDVRTNTLIAGDAFQTKGGLAVAGVVRRSFPFPAWATWNKRAACVSAERLIALKPSVLAVGHGPLLDEPLEEMKKALIEAHEALQNNE